In Megalobrama amblycephala isolate DHTTF-2021 linkage group LG9, ASM1881202v1, whole genome shotgun sequence, the sequence ATGGGAAAATCTTTAGGGAACCATTCACCTTCCGGGTTTTGACatcatccctgcagcactctattgATTGCAttgttggatggttgtggtttgctattggtggatgtCATTTGAGTGACAGCTTGCCCCGCCCTCGCGCcagtaaacatgtcatcagagaagagaagattattttgattaaatgagggcaaataatttaaaaaaaaatatgtgcatggataaatcatttataataaatactgcaatattccataaaaaaaacacaaaaaaaacaagaattgtttctttaaagtcaccataaaaATCAattatggtgactttaaagaAACATTACAGTGTTTCAGTTTGAAATGTCGTTACCCAATACTTTGAGGCAGAGGACAAAATGATTTATATCTTGCTTGTTGCAACTTGCAACATTGTACATAATATTTTTCTGCATAGACCTGTAGATAATCAACAAGGAAATCAACAGCTGAAAACAACCCTATTTTACAGCCAGTTGGACACATTTTAGGACTTGTAAATTGAATCTCATTAATCACAATTTAATTGCACATCGattttggctgagaaattaacCTCAGTAGatttaagtcattattgtgtaaagcatcaaatagacctTACAAAAGTAGcttcagaaagaaatattttatttcaacattgtTATTACACATGAACTTTTGgaccatgaggttgagtaaatgatgactgaaatttcatttttgggtgaactatacctttaattttttttaattaatatggaaatatgaaattaatttttaaataaaattacactctaaataataaactaaaactgccagtaggtggcggtaaatgtcttaatgattaagtcattcattcaaacggctgattcattcagaagtgaagtAAATGGTTCAGGTTTGTTGGACTTGAAGCGGCGCTACACAGAATGATCAGTGTATGACAGCAAAGTAGAGATCAGATGGCTCTGTTTGCGATCTGTGTAGCGCTGCTTCAAGTCCAAGAAGTCTTATGAATGGTCCTCTGAATCATTGGTTTCACTCGGTTCGTTCGGTTTCGTTGGCAAAATTGgacaaaacagacaatattgagtctaaaataacacaatattaacttatTATTTACTGAACGGTTGTATAAAATGCTATCGCGTTTGCACTCATTATATTTGggacaaaaacagcacttgtGTAATATTGCActcgttactcgtgtgatatttcTTAACTCATATGATCtaatatgagacaaaaactcaaCGGGCATTTTTACCCcaatatcttgaattttagagAATTTTTTGACTGCATTTTATAGGCTCCTTCACATATTGAGTTGTTGCCCTGCATCATATCAACTGGGGCGGGGCAAGTGCGTTAAATGCGTTAAAAATTATAAATCGACAGCCCTAATTATAGTATTAATCAAAAAACAATACCACAAGTTAAACAAAaaattacttattattattctatatcagtgttatttttttgCGGTGGTGGAAATTAGtattcagaattgtgaaattttaaCTGACATTGATATCTAGACTGATTTGGTAATGTTGCAGTCATATTCTGGACATTAAATGCTATTGGTTGAATAATATCCATTCGCTGTCTGCGTGACTTTCTTATGCAAGATGCACCTGTATAATATTACTAAGTGTGAGCACATAAATATACAGTTAGACATTTACTGGTGCATATTGTTTGAGGTCAATTTTAGTGCTCGCTGTCAAGATACCCACAGCTGTTTGGTGTAGCTAATGAATAGAGCATGCCTGGCGCACAATCTCATTGGCCAGAAATCTCTCTCTCATTCAAAGGAGCTACGCAGATGTTGTGCCAACAGAGTCAGGCATGTTTGAGATGATCTTAATGTCCCAGACATGTTGGAGAGTGTCTGATTTGGGCCGCTGACATTATCTCTTGACCTTGGAAGGGTCTGATCAAGTTTCAAACATATGAATATCATTCAAGTTGATTAAAAACAGATCTGTGCAGAAATAATGCAATGCATGCCAAGGATAATCTCAAAGCTGCTCCAGGAAGCGATCATGTGctccacattaattatctttctttccttccttctctCATTGAAGGTTCATTGCATCAGTACAGAGTTCACCCCACGGAAACACGGCGGAGAGAAAGGAGTTCCGTTCCGGATCCAGATCGAcacctttaaacaaaatgaaagcGGAGAATATACTGAGCACCTGCACTCTGCCAGCTGCCAGATCAAAGTCTTTAAGGTGACGTCACATGCATGCAAGCATGCATCAAATACAAGGAAATGTATATTTGGTTACAGACCTCAGGTTTGAATTCATACCCCCTTATTTTTACTATACTGAATGATTATGTTGTTAGAAAGCTTGTTTTAAATCATTAATGTGACATTGAAGTCTTCAGGATGCACTAAAGTGTTTCATATCTTGCTTTAAACAGCCAAAGGGagcagacagaaaacaaaaaacggACAGAGAGAAGATGGAGAAACGGACTGCgcaagagaaagagaaatacCAGCCCTCTTATGATACCACTATTTTGTCAGAGGCAAGAATATTTAAGTAACATTTTGTTGGCTTTTTTGTTTCCCTACACAATTATACGACAGTGATCTTGATCTTTACACTGACACCTATTGGTGTGGATGTAGAATCGCATAAAAAGTGTTGGCTACTGATTGTACGAATAGCCTATTCATAGATGTTTCACCTGTCTGATAATAAGGGGTTGCTGAGATAAAGTTAAAAGTATTCAGCTGGTCATGTTACAGTCAGCATATGGCAGGAATCACCTTATGTCGAATTTAATATCTCAGGCCTAAAATAAACTGACTGGAGTCTTCATCTTGTGTCAAAAAGGCTTGCTGCGGTAGTCAGTGTTACATGGTGTTCGTACACCGATTGCATTATTTGCCCATCGCCACTAGTGCCGTTTTGCtttttaatagaaataaaaatcataaagtTCAGTTCAATCGACACTACAATTATAAACTGAAAGCATCTCTGCTCCATATACAGCACGAGCTGCAGAGTCGCAGCACAGTgcagcaggagtcagatttcacACGATGAGAGTAAGAAGAGATGACTGACAGGACGATGGACAGAGGATTTGGTGCGTAACAGATCCTGAGCGTCATTGACAAATATCTTATCTTGTAAAATATGCGGTCAGTACCGCCAGAGTACGTGTAATCGCGAATTCGAAAGCGAATGCGTATCCAAAAGCGATTTCAAATCCCCTTATACTGATGCATGCAAATTATATACAATAGCTCCACCCCCCCAATCCCTCAGTGTTATCGGTAATACCGGTTTATTTAGCGGTGTGACAATTTCCTCACTGTGGCATCCCTAATGTCAAAGTACATCTTTTTAAACATAGTTTAAATACTATTCATTTCTATAGGATTGAAACTTTTTAGAGTAAGAATATATACCACTTACATAACCTGTATCTAGCAAGTAACAAATCACGGTTCATGGCTGTGACGCATAAAttggttgtaaaaaaaaaaaagaagggacGAGCCCTTAAATGTGCTTTTCCtgaacttcctgtttcagtagGAAAAATGCCAAAacacaaactgttttttttttaggtatttaattttaaaaaagacttcggctgcatccgaaatcgcatacttccctgcTATATAGTAGACGAAAAACAGTATGTCACAAAAGAAgcatgtctgaattcacagtactcataaaagagttgGCAAAATAATACCCGGGTGACCTACTTCTTCTGAAATGTGCatacaatggacactttactatcccatgaggcaacgggagaggatttgtgaatgacaGTGAAGCGACGTAACTGACGCTGGTAAGTCACATGAGAATGACgtccggattacattcatactactcGCACTCGTAACATACTTGTTAGCGGTCGTGAAGTATGCAaagagagtatgcgatttcggacgcagcctttGTGCTCTTTTAACTTGATTCAGATATACATGCGTGTCTGTTTGACTAACGTGTTCACTTGGGTGTGTTTGCGTAGACTCGATTGGAGCCTGTGATTGAGGAGGCTGTGGAACATGAGCTAAAGAAATCCAGCAAGCGGACACTTCCTGCAGACTGTGGAGATTCCATCGCCAAAAGCAAGAGAGGAAGTGTAAGCGCCCACTCATCTCTGTTCAGTTCACTCATGCTAGACTCCAAAACTTTGTCCATATTTGTTTGTAGATCATTGTGTGCTGGGtctagggctgccccctaatagtcgaccAAATGTTAATTGATGAGTTGGGTTGATTGCAGAAAAAATACTCCATTACCACGGccggtatgtgtgtgtgtatgtgaagtatACATGCCTTTAGAATGGTACGGGAGGAGTGCTATTTGTAGTATGTGGTGTTTGAGATTTTTGGATTTAGCTGATCTTGTTATACATTGTAAATATTGtacagtttttgtttattttactttttattgcacatttattgtgGGACTTTCCCCGTGTGGCACCAATAAATCACCCTCAAATCTTACTCGGCGGTTTCCCTCATCACTTCTGGTCTCCATCAGCCGGTGCAATCTTAACAAGGACATTGTCATGTCACTATCAGTATCCCAATGTGGATTGAGCCAGGGTCCCTACTGTACTTACCAGTGCCGAAATTTGTGtacattatatactgattcacgacctagggagctgattgagatgcaccacctagataaatgtgcacTATCCAAGTGTTCGTGTGTCTATAAACACATCCACTATATTGCAGAGATGAGAGTCAGCATCGTCAACTTCAACTTCAGAAAACAGTagtttattaatacattattaaaatgtctcctttcggtttttttctgacacagaaTTGATATTTTAAAGGCTCAATgttacatataatatataatattacacatgcattaatattataaacatgcgactaatggcttaaatgaacaaacaCCAGTCTTTTGTTGGGGGCAGCCCTATCCAGGTCGTCTAACATCAGAGCTCTAcactaacatttttatttaggaGCACTTTTGACTTCTCTcatatctctctttctcccaTTGTAGTGCTCTCCATGGCCAGATAATGCGTACGTCAACCCCAATACAGCAGCTACACCGACCTTCACCTCCAGCACAAACACCTACAGCACTAGCAGCACAGTACCAGACAGGTGAAGCATCTCTGTGTTTCCTTTACAAAATGCCATCAACCACGGTTATGCATTGTCTAAGGcttttactttttgtttttagtgaGTCCTCTTCACCTAACCACCAAGGGGATCTTGGTAGCCTCATGTCTGTGGAGGTTAGCATATGTTTGTATATcatatttttactattttgcCTTAAAGATGCACTTTTTTATGTTGCATCTGACCAGAGCTAAATCAGCTTTTATTAGGCTACTGATGTAGCTAAAggttttgtgcaagattaaataaacagggcaaattaacATGAGACCGCAATCCCATAAAAGCATTGATGGAagtagggctgcaacgattaatcgcgattaatcgtttgcaaaataaaagtctgtgtttacgtaatatatatgtgtgtgtgttctgtgtataataattatgtatatataaatacacacacattcatgtatatatttaagaaaaaatgttatatttatatataaaatatttatgtttatatgtaatatatatttataatacatgcatatatttctaaactttatacctgtatgtgtgtgtatttatatatacataattattatacacagaacacacacatatattacataaacacagacttttattttgcaaacgattaatcgcgattaatcgttgcagccctagaTGGAAGTGGATAGTTCTGCAGCTGATAAATGAGGGTTtgtgcaagctgttagtaaatctggctcTAAATCTGATATGGATGTGcataattgttaaaaaaaagtacTACATATTACTACATATTAAATTGCACCTTAAATTTGcaattacacttttaaaatgaaaataattaaatcttTGAACTTTTTTGCAGTCTCTGAGTCCCACAGCCTCTATACAGGACACACAGAAGTGGCTCCTTAAGAACAGATTCAACTCATACAGTCGTATTTTCACCCATTTCTCAGGTATTTACACATGCACATGAACAGTTTTTGTTGCAAAAATGAAACTACACCagggctgggtaaaaatatCGGTCTCCTTTTGTGATCCTGATATCgatttttaattgaatttttattttaaatgagctgTACGTAAAAACAAACGTACAACAATAttctgattcacaaacaaatgactcttatgaactggATCTTTTAATGAATGCTTCAAAAAGATGAGTTTCCAGATGGAATCAGTCTGAAACACTTGCCTGTATAATTAACAGACAGAATCTCTTCCAAACGTAAACAAAGTGGACATTACAAGAGAAATATGAAATCAAACTGAATCAGAATTGGAATTTAGTGGCATTGGGAGTTTCTGAATCAGAATTGAATCACTATAGTGAAATGTCTATACTCAGCCTTAACAGACACTCAACATTATACTGAAAGTAGTTAATATTgagattgattgatttaatatGAGTGTTTTCCCGTCTTAGGTTCTGATCTACTGAAATTAACTCGTGAGGATTTAGTCCAAATTTGTGGAGCAGCCGACGGAATCAGACTCTACAATGCACTTAAATCAAGGTACGATAAAAAAAGAGTGATGCTAAATATAATTGATGTGTTTTCTTACAATTATGAAAGAGTAAACTGAAGAATTTTGTTtacattgtgtgtgtttatgttccTGTACAGAGCGGTGCGTCCCAGACTCACAGTCTACGTGTCTCTGGAGGCGTCTCAGAGCGAGAGCCCTCTGCTGGGGAAACGGGGCCACTGCAAAAACGGCGAACACAGCAGTCCCACATCCATACCTGGTATGTAAATATCAATCATGGAAACTTACACATCCATTCCTAACATGCCAGAATCACAGAGCATCTGTTGTTTTGCAGTGCAGCATCATTCAGCAACACAGAATTGCTTGATCAATAATATTGATGAACCAAAATGTGCTCACTTCCTTTTCCTGATGCACTATATACCACATGATGTGAAAACCATAAGCtgacactttatttatttattcatttattacacTGATGACAGTTGGGAATGTTAAactaattaacattaatgaaccTTATTCTAATGATTACTGAATTCATAGGAATTTGAGCATAAGTGTTACACATTTGGCTATTATATTACAGTACTTAAACTATTTGAAAATTGTTGGACAGACATGAGAGACAAACTAgtttggggatttttttttttttttttattcagcaagcatgcactaaattacaaaaaaaaaatctaaatctaataaatgctgttcttttgaactttctattcattaaagaatcctgaaaaaagtcagtttccacaaaaatattgagcagcacaactgttttcaacattgataataatcagaaatgcttcttgagcagcaaatcatcatattagaatgatttctgaaggatcatgtgacactgaagactggagtaatgatgcttgatcacaggaataaattacattttatgtcattttaaaaattattttaaattgtaataagatttcacagtattacagttttactgtatttttggttcAATAAATGCATGATGAGCACAAGTCAGTGAACTGGTGAGACTTtaaaagaattgaataaacatttaaaaaatcttaccaaaccCAAACTATTAAATGATAAACATGCAGTAAAAgccacaatgagaaaaaacaatatattcGTCATTTATTTATGTAGTACTTCATACAATACatcatgtttaaagggttagttcacccaaaaatgaaaattctgtcatttattactctccctcatgtcattctacacccgtaagaccttcgttcatcttcagaacacaaattaagatatttttgataaaatccaatggctcagtgacagcaagataatttacactttcaaatgcccagaaagctactaaagacgtatttaaaaagttcatgtgactacagtggttcaaccttaatgttatgaagtgacaagaatactttttgtgcaccaaaaaaaacaaaataacgactttattcaacagtatctagtgatgggcgatttcaaaacactgcttcatgaagctttatgaatcttttgtttcgaatcagtggttcggagcacgtatcaaactgccaaagtcacgtgatttcagtaaaagaAGCTCCATTATGTCAAGTGTTtggaaatttcagtggttcaccactggggggcgtgacttgatacacagtttgatacacgttccgaaccactgattcgaaacaaaagattcgtaaagcattaaggttgaaccactgtagtcacatgcactgttttaaatatgtttttagtagctttctgggcatctgaaagtgtaaattatcttgctgtcactgagccatcggattttatcaaaaatatcttaatttgtgttctgaagatgaatgaaggtcttacaggtgtggaacgacatgagggtgagtaataaatgacagaattttcgtttttttgggttaactaaccctgatgtattgtataaagtactatataaataaatgtggctTGACGGCAACAAGACCACAACTCACATCCGACACCGTTCTCTCTACAGCCACTGCTAATAAGACTTATGTAGCACAGTTTAACCTCTGTGGTCAGACCAAAACTCATTTACCAAGAAAATAATCAGGTTACCTAATTACTGTAAGTCTAAAAGTATGAATTCTGCAGACATTCACAGTTAATTCGAAAAATACTTTTACTACCGTTGTATCACATAGCATCACAGCCTGATGTAAAATTgggcaacactttattttagtgtccttgttacacagtaataataatttaggtTTTGTCCTGTGAAGTGTTCAATCCTCTGTCATCATTGGTATTGTTTTAAAgcgtgtctgtgtttgtgtttagttTACCATGCTCTTTACCTTGAGGAGATGACCGCTTGTGAGCTTACTAGGAAAATCTCCAGTGTCTTGGCGCTGCCGCTGGTCCACATCAACCAAGTCTACAAACAGGGGCCGACAGGGATACACATACTACTCAGTGACCAGGTAAACACTGACCTGCTTCAGAGATTCTGACAGCAGCCTGAAACAATCTCTTCTCTCTTCCTGGTATCAGGTGGCGCTAATAAGTTGGCCAACCATGTCTCCTCGTTTGAATAATGTTTTGCATCATGCCCCAGATAAAACACACTTCACTGTGgacttttttttgttctgttatcATTTGCCATGAGTAAGTGGGTCATATCAGTGAGAAACATCATGTGACTGATTTGTCTTGTGAATGGTAACATCATGTATTGTTGGAACAGCATGAACCAATagaaagtaatatatatatatatatatatatatatatatatatatatatatatatatatatatatatatatatatatatatatatatatatatggctgcatttatttgaaaaaaataaagtaaaaagtgtgatattgtgagatattattacaatttaaaataactgttttctattttaaaatgtcatttattcctgtgatcaaagttgaattttcagcttcattactccagtcttcagtgtcacatgatccttcagaaatcattctaatatgatgatttgctgcttaagaaacatttctgattattatcaatgttgaaaacagttgtgctgcttaatatttttgtgaaaaacatttttttttcaagattctttgatgaatattaagttcaaaagagcagcatttatttgaaataaaatcttttgtaacattataaatgcttttaatgtcacttttgatcaatttaatgtgtcctcgctgaataaaagtattaatttctgatcccagacttttgaacagtagtgtacatcaTATAAATAATAGGATTTATTAAGACAGGCTGcaatttctttctttatttttgctaataacaaaaaaatacattcttACGAAGCCAATGTCAGctactgtattatattttaatataaaagtaaTTACTAATTGCTATAGCAATAATGATATTGACTACATTGTTTGAACAAATTAATATAATTGAATCACTTACAAAAGTTCTGATGAACTTTGTACCATGAACAAGACCTTAGTAACTTAAATATATCCTAATAATCTTTTTTCGCTCACAGATGGTTTATAACTTCCCCGACGAGAGCAGTTTCATCATCAGCACAATACAAGGTGAATCATTTTCAAACgacaccaaaaaaaaagtttaattaaaaatgcttttctCGTTCTCCACATCATCTCTCCGACTTTTGCTCTTCCTCAGATGACACCACTGATGGATTTCACCTCGTTCTGAAGTAGAGCTGCTGACATCACAAGGCTCCATACTGCCGCTCTTCGAGCGTCGAGCATGTTCCCTCCATCCTCCTCTCTCTTCCTTTCCTAATCTCTCTCTCGTTCTtcggagagagacagagagagcgaTATAGCCGGGGTTGGGCAGGGCCTCCTAACTGTTAGAATCTGACTTCAGTGTGTAAATTGTTTCATATTGAAAACACTTAAACTGATGCCAGTGTGTGCAAGCGGTGGGCTTTTACGTATGTGTGCGAGTGAGTTTTTAAAGGTTGAATCGGGAGGGGATGGAGGTGAGCGGAAACCGCAAGGAAGTGAGGAGAATCGTGACCACTTTTACTTAAGCGTGGAAGAATCCGAGCATCCGGCGCCACGATACGGCTGCGCTCAGACTCTGTCCTCGCTTTGCTAGTTTTGAACGTACAGTACCTACTTGAGTTTGTTCGCCTTTTATCTGTGAGTTGTCAACCGTTTCACTGCCTGCCCCTTCGGACGCCATCGGAACCCCTCGGTAGATAGTAACGACCTCTCTTTCAGTTGTGGGGAAACGCGTCCTGACTTAGGCATGCGCAGGACGTCTTTATGTCTGTCTGGATGAAATAATTCCTTGAGTTTGAGTTCGGTTGTGAGACTTGTGAGACGTTTTGGTTGTATCCTACTCTCGTCAGTGCTGATATCGTTTTCCAATTCCTCTCTCAAGACCAATCGTTTCTGGTGCCATCATTTCTGTTGACTATATTTTACTTTGTGCTAATCCAGTTGAATTAAGTGTCAGAAAAATAGAATTAAataatgggattttttttagatTGTGATGGTTGTGCTTCATATTTTCTGTGCCTGGGAACTATTACTGCCCTTTATAGTAGCTCCTGGCACGGATTATAACACGATTATTGATAAACGAGCACAATCACGAGCCTCCATTAATTACGTTTCCCTTAATGCCTTTGCATTCTTTTATCTTGTAACTTTTTGGCCTAGGATATGATGTTGACTGGTGCTTTTTTCAATGCACATGTGGTTTACCGTCAGCTGCTCCAGTTAGAGCTAGCCGTCATGGCTGTGGTCAGccggcctttttttttttcttcttctttttttcctctttcctgAATAGAGACTGACTCAGTAGTCATGTATCGGGCAGCTGTGCTTTGGCATGTACTGTGCTTATTATTGCCACTTTATATAGAGGAGCATGGTTGTAAGAATGTTGACTCCTTTTAACTCtccacaaaaaacaaacaaaacaaaaaaaatgaaaaaggaatGACCAAGTCTGCACTGAAACCGAAACCACAATAAAATGTCACGCCGTTTGATACCTTGCTGTCGTTGGATGCTCACTTAGACTTCTGGTGTACGTGATGTTTCCAGGTTGAACAAATGATCAAAGTCTAAATACACAGAGAGGTGTGTTGTTCTCTTCCTCAGATCGTCGGACTGTCCTCTGCGTTTCCGTGATGATGATCATGGTGCCCTCATGTCACTGTCTGTCTAAAGAAGCCTCTCTTCCATAGGGGGTGCTGAGATGTACACAATTAATGCCTgtaccaaaataaaaataattttcatacaTTGTCTCTGGAGTATTTACTATAATCGGAAGTGGTAATAATTGTGATATTTATTAGCTGTTTTATGTGCAAGGAGAAATGAGTGGTAAAAATAATACTcctaattacatttttacatatgtaaaatgacatttataacATGGGCTCAGaaatatgtcaaaaaaaaaatataaacatgaatgaGACAAGAAAGTTAATAATGCAAAATCCCATTTTGTGATAGTATGCATTTAGTCGCCATGTAATCAatgaaatattgcagtatttattatgagATCTATTTATGcacatctttatttttaattcatgtgcctttgtaatctttaatcaaaataacttcccctccctcttgcagcgtcttctctgatgatgcgtttactggcgtgagggcggaGCAACCTGTCAATCAATTTCCCATGGATAAAATCAAGCCCTGCCCTACAATTTATTTCCTTGTTCCAGAAGCTGTTTCATTGGGATATGTACGtcacaataggaaagaaaagacATATTAACTTCGTTGCACGtgactttaaaggggtcatgaatcgagaaatcaaaattttcttgatcttttgacatgtaAGAGGTCATTGTAAAaacatcctgtaagtttcagaactgaaaacttcctcgttagtccaaaaacagcttttattaaaTCAGAAAATGACTTGTTTGGAATTTTGTTGCATTTATGATATAATTGTGCGACTAAAAACCGCCTCTGTAGAATCGAATCAACACCTATGTAGAACATATTTGATTTGTCACAATAAAAAGATGCTTATCACTTTATCAAAGCTTCTGAATTACAGGTAACTGTATGTAATAGGCCATAAATATGACTAAATGGGTAAGTCATGGGTAAGTGTGTCAGTGTAAACTTACCTACTCTTTCCCctatagctaaagcattgaaccAGAATTCCTATATGGATCAAACTGGGAATTTCTCTTAATTTCTGAGATCATTGTCCAATTGCTAgagaatttttaaataaaaactaaaaagtgATTCATAGGTTTTCAAAGCTCAAGTCTTGTCATGCACCTGTTTAGACCAAAGGCTTTGGTAGACCCAgcaaaaacatgatttaaatgcaaaaattttaatttttgccaCATCTA encodes:
- the ubp1 gene encoding upstream-binding protein 1 isoform X1, which gives rise to MAWVLKMDDATIESGLVHDFDASLSGIGQELGAGAYSMSDVLALPIFKQEDVSVPVESDTKNPPFQYVLCAATSPAVKLHEETLTYLNQGQSYEIRLLDNRKIGEMPELNNKTVKSLVRVVFHDRRLQYMEHQQLEGWKWNRPGDRLLDIDIPMSVGITEPHTHASQLNAAEFLWDLSKRASVFVQVHCISTEFTPRKHGGEKGVPFRIQIDTFKQNESGEYTEHLHSASCQIKVFKVTSHACKHASNTRKCIFGYRPQPKGADRKQKTDREKMEKRTAQEKEKYQPSYDTTILSETRLEPVIEEAVEHELKKSSKRTLPADCGDSIAKSKRGSCSPWPDNAYVNPNTAATPTFTSSTNTYSTSSTVPDSESSSPNHQGDLGSLMSVESLSPTASIQDTQKWLLKNRFNSYSRIFTHFSGSDLLKLTREDLVQICGAADGIRLYNALKSRAVRPRLTVYVSLEASQSESPLLGKRGHCKNGEHSSPTSIPVYHALYLEEMTACELTRKISSVLALPLVHINQVYKQGPTGIHILLSDQMVYNFPDESSFIISTIQDDTTDGFHLVLK
- the ubp1 gene encoding upstream-binding protein 1 isoform X2 yields the protein MAWVLKMDDATIESGLVHDFDASLSGIGQELGAGAYSMSDVLALPIFKQEDVSVPVESDTKNPPFQYVLCAATSPAVKLHEETLTYLNQGQSYEIRLLDNRKIGEMPELNNKTVKSLVRVVFHDRRLQYMEHQQLEGWKWNRPGDRLLDIDIPMSVGITEPHTHASQLNAAEFLWDLSKRASVFVQVHCISTEFTPRKHGGEKGVPFRIQIDTFKQNESGEYTEHLHSASCQIKVFKPKGADRKQKTDREKMEKRTAQEKEKYQPSYDTTILSETRLEPVIEEAVEHELKKSSKRTLPADCGDSIAKSKRGSCSPWPDNAYVNPNTAATPTFTSSTNTYSTSSTVPDSESSSPNHQGDLGSLMSVESLSPTASIQDTQKWLLKNRFNSYSRIFTHFSGSDLLKLTREDLVQICGAADGIRLYNALKSRAVRPRLTVYVSLEASQSESPLLGKRGHCKNGEHSSPTSIPVYHALYLEEMTACELTRKISSVLALPLVHINQVYKQGPTGIHILLSDQMVYNFPDESSFIISTIQDDTTDGFHLVLK